The following proteins are co-located in the Vanessa cardui chromosome 15, ilVanCard2.1, whole genome shotgun sequence genome:
- the LOC124535640 gene encoding general odorant-binding protein 19a-like, which produces MTRAQLKKTMTIMKNQCMPKNGVTNEQVGKIEQGVFLEDHDVMCYIACVYKTAQVVKNNRLDKDMISKQIDVLYPVEIREPVKKSVAKCILVQTKYEDGCEGIFHAAKCLYDDNPDNFIFP; this is translated from the exons atgacGAGAGCTCAATTAAAGAAGACAATGACGATTATGAAAAATCAATGTATGCCTAAAAATGGCGTTACTAATG AGCAAGTCGGAAAAATCGAGCAAGGAGTTTTTCTAGAAGACCACGACGTTATGTGTTACATTGCATGTGTATATAAAACTGCTCAAGTT gTAAAAAATAACAGACTGGATAAGGACATGATTTCGAAACAAATTGACGTCCTTTATCCCGTGGAAATAAGAGAACCGGTTAAGAAATCTgtggcaaaatgtattttagtcc AAACTAAGTATGAAGACGGATGTGAAGGAATATTCCATGCAGCGAAATGCCTCTACGATGACAATCccgacaattttatttttccttaa